One genomic region from Prevotella sp. Rep29 encodes:
- the greA gene encoding transcription elongation factor GreA, protein MEYMSQEGYDKLVAELRQLESVELPQVREAIAEARDKGDLSENFEYHAAKREQGRLLSRIRYKQRVLAHARVIDMSNRTSDCIQLLSRVEITNLGNNSRMTYTLTSPHEANLREGKISVKSPIAQALLNKKVGDVIEVRVPAGTLRLRVERIEM, encoded by the coding sequence ATGGAATATATGTCTCAGGAAGGCTACGACAAGCTCGTAGCCGAGTTACGACAGTTGGAGAGTGTGGAACTTCCGCAGGTGAGGGAGGCGATTGCCGAGGCGCGCGACAAGGGCGACCTCAGTGAGAACTTTGAGTATCATGCAGCCAAGCGTGAACAAGGGAGGCTGTTGAGCAGGATTCGCTACAAGCAGAGAGTGCTGGCTCATGCCCGCGTGATTGACATGTCGAACCGCACGAGTGACTGCATCCAGTTGCTCAGTAGGGTGGAAATCACCAATCTGGGAAATAACAGCCGGATGACCTATACGCTCACCAGCCCTCACGAGGCCAACCTTCGCGAGGGAAAAATCTCCGTCAAGTCGCCCATAGCACAGGCGTTGCTCAACAAGAAGGTGGGCGATGTCATTGAAGTGCGCGTGCCTGCCGGCACCCTACGCCTGCGCGTAGAACGTATCGAAATGTAA
- a CDS encoding acyl-CoA dehydrogenase family protein, translated as MANYFTDHPELEFHLHHPLMKRIVELKERNFADKDKYEDAPVDYNDAIENYKQLLDITGDIAANIIEPNSESVDLEGPHLENGRMIYASKTFENIDATRKAGLWGISMPRRYGGLNMPITPYSMASEIVSTADAGFQNIWSLQDCIETLYEFGSEEQRQKYIPRVCAGETMSMDLTEPDAGSDLQRVMLKATYDEENDCWRLNGVKRFITNGDSDIHLVLARSEEGTRDGRGLSMFIYDKRDGGVDVRHIEHKLGIHGSPTCELTYKNAKAELCGSTRLGLIKYVMALMNGARLGIAAQSTGLSQAAYNEALAYAKERRQFDTAIIDFPAVYDMLSRMKAKLDAGRSILYQTARYVDIYKALEDIARERTLTPEERQEQKLYSRLADAFTPLAKGMNSEYANQNAYDAIQVHGGSGFIMEYKCQRLYRDARIFSIYEGTTQLQVVAAIRYITNGTYLNLMKEMLEKEVSDEMKPLKVRVEGMVKNYEEALNYVKELNNQDAQDFLARRLYDMTAEIMMSLLILDDASRAPELFAKSANVYVRMAEENVLGKTVYVRHFTPEDLKSFTARECECKE; from the coding sequence ATGGCAAACTATTTTACTGACCATCCCGAATTGGAATTTCATCTTCATCACCCGCTGATGAAGCGCATCGTTGAGTTGAAAGAACGCAACTTTGCGGATAAAGATAAGTATGAAGATGCGCCCGTTGACTACAACGACGCCATCGAGAACTATAAGCAACTGCTCGATATCACGGGCGACATCGCTGCGAACATCATCGAACCAAACTCTGAGAGTGTTGACCTCGAAGGTCCGCATCTCGAAAACGGACGCATGATTTACGCATCGAAGACCTTCGAGAATATCGACGCTACGCGCAAAGCAGGTCTTTGGGGCATCTCCATGCCACGTCGCTACGGTGGACTGAACATGCCCATCACACCGTACTCAATGGCTTCGGAGATTGTTTCGACGGCAGATGCCGGCTTCCAGAACATCTGGTCGCTGCAAGACTGCATCGAGACCCTCTACGAATTTGGCTCAGAAGAACAGCGCCAGAAGTACATCCCGCGTGTTTGTGCCGGTGAAACCATGTCAATGGACCTCACCGAGCCCGACGCAGGTTCTGACCTCCAGCGCGTGATGCTCAAGGCAACCTATGACGAAGAGAACGATTGCTGGCGACTGAACGGTGTGAAACGCTTCATCACCAACGGCGATTCAGACATCCACCTCGTGCTGGCACGTTCGGAAGAAGGCACCCGTGACGGTCGCGGACTCTCGATGTTCATCTACGACAAGCGCGACGGCGGCGTGGATGTGCGCCACATCGAGCACAAACTCGGTATTCACGGTTCGCCCACCTGCGAGCTGACCTACAAGAATGCGAAGGCTGAACTCTGCGGAAGCACACGCCTCGGACTTATCAAATACGTCATGGCACTCATGAACGGAGCCCGCCTGGGCATCGCCGCACAATCGACAGGTCTGTCGCAGGCTGCCTACAACGAAGCACTCGCCTACGCCAAGGAGCGCCGTCAGTTCGATACCGCCATCATCGACTTCCCCGCCGTATATGACATGCTCAGCCGCATGAAGGCAAAACTCGATGCCGGACGCAGCATCCTCTATCAGACAGCCCGCTACGTCGATATCTACAAAGCACTGGAAGACATCGCCCGTGAGCGTACGCTGACTCCCGAAGAGCGCCAGGAACAGAAGCTCTACTCACGACTGGCAGACGCTTTCACACCACTGGCAAAGGGTATGAACTCGGAATATGCCAACCAGAACGCCTACGACGCGATTCAGGTGCACGGCGGTTCGGGCTTTATCATGGAATATAAGTGTCAGCGACTCTATCGCGACGCACGCATCTTCTCCATCTACGAGGGAACGACGCAGCTGCAAGTGGTGGCAGCCATCCGCTACATCACCAACGGAACATACCTCAACCTGATGAAGGAAATGCTCGAAAAGGAAGTCAGCGACGAGATGAAACCGCTCAAAGTGCGCGTGGAAGGCATGGTGAAAAACTACGAGGAGGCACTCAACTACGTCAAGGAACTGAACAACCAAGACGCGCAAGACTTCCTCGCACGCCGACTCTACGACATGACGGCAGAGATTATGATGTCGCTCCTCATCCTCGACGATGCCAGCCGGGCACCCGAACTCTTCGCCAAGAGCGCCAACGTCTATGTGCGCATGGCAGAAGAGAACGTACTCGGAAAGACCGTTTATGTGCGCCACTTCACGCCCGAAGACCTCAAAAGCTTCACGGCAAGGGAGTGTGAATGCAAAGAATAA
- a CDS encoding helix-turn-helix transcriptional regulator, with the protein MDTIQHIIIDDTLQNIGDTKFTDYLCHAYCHEGYCTFTYNNQAFRFGKGDCMIIPCRRDMIEHLEESKDFRVDVISATLEFLQVATPQSNYGMKGHLALFDNPIMRLTEEQQKRCINNFSVIRQRLSQPQHHFFRDVLINAVQTMILDFFDFHAELYGFDKISTQYQQLMQQFIDLLERGDFRQNREIGYYADKLCVTPKYLSEVSKKVSGLPANYWITRYTALDISRLLRDRTRSFTEISDLFGFSSLSHFSRYVQNNLGAKPTDFRE; encoded by the coding sequence ATGGATACCATACAACATATCATCATAGATGACACGCTCCAGAACATCGGTGACACAAAATTCACCGACTATCTGTGCCATGCCTATTGTCATGAAGGATATTGCACGTTTACCTACAACAACCAAGCCTTCCGCTTCGGTAAGGGCGACTGTATGATTATCCCCTGTCGGCGCGACATGATAGAGCATCTTGAGGAAAGCAAGGACTTCCGCGTGGACGTGATATCTGCCACACTGGAGTTCCTTCAGGTGGCAACACCGCAGAGCAACTATGGCATGAAGGGACATCTGGCGCTGTTCGACAATCCCATCATGCGCCTCACGGAAGAACAACAGAAACGCTGCATCAACAACTTCTCCGTCATCAGGCAACGCCTCTCGCAGCCGCAACACCACTTCTTCCGCGACGTACTCATCAATGCCGTGCAGACGATGATACTCGACTTCTTCGACTTCCACGCAGAACTGTATGGCTTCGATAAGATTTCCACACAATACCAGCAGCTGATGCAGCAGTTTATCGACTTACTGGAACGAGGCGATTTCCGACAGAATCGCGAGATAGGATATTACGCCGACAAACTCTGCGTCACACCCAAATATCTCAGCGAGGTGTCGAAAAAGGTGAGCGGACTGCCTGCCAACTATTGGATTACGCGCTATACCGCGCTCGACATCAGCCGACTGCTGCGCGACCGCACACGCTCTTTTACCGAAATCAGCGACCTGTTCGGCTTCTCGTCCCTCTCCCACTTCAGCCGATACGTCCAGAACAATCTCGGAGCCAAGCCCACCGATTTCAGGGAATAG
- a CDS encoding carboxymuconolactone decarboxylase family protein yields MKRIITIMMAVLTMTTVQGQTLTERQKGLAACACLMAQGDLKRLEPAVRQALDNGVTINELKEALSQLYAYTGFPRSLNALGVLSKVLQEGNNPNWKEGKPWKRPKEWDDARKAYELGKKNQTQLSGKPFDYAFCPQNDYYLKSHLFGDIFAGDQLSAADREIVTVAALSGLDGVAPQLNAHKLGAVNMGNSQELVDELSQWLDSEGYTLRSGFPKGEPNTAYAQYFTGNSYLAPMDAQNGGPANVTFEPRCRNNWHIHHKQVQVLICVSGRGWYQEWGKDPVPMTPGTVIAIPAETKHWHGAARDSWFQHLTYHTHVEEGASNEWLEPVTDEVYDKLQ; encoded by the coding sequence ATGAAACGAATCATCACAATCATGATGGCAGTATTGACTATGACAACAGTACAAGGACAGACGCTGACAGAGCGTCAGAAGGGATTGGCTGCATGTGCATGCCTGATGGCACAAGGCGACCTGAAGAGATTGGAACCTGCCGTGCGACAGGCTCTGGACAACGGCGTGACCATCAACGAACTGAAAGAGGCTCTCTCGCAACTCTATGCCTACACAGGCTTTCCACGTTCGCTGAATGCGCTGGGCGTATTGAGCAAAGTGTTGCAAGAAGGCAATAATCCGAATTGGAAAGAAGGTAAGCCCTGGAAACGTCCTAAGGAATGGGACGATGCACGGAAAGCCTATGAACTGGGCAAGAAGAATCAGACACAACTCTCCGGAAAGCCGTTTGACTATGCTTTCTGTCCGCAAAACGACTATTACCTGAAGTCACATCTCTTCGGCGACATCTTCGCCGGCGACCAGCTCTCGGCTGCCGACCGCGAGATCGTCACCGTAGCAGCACTGAGCGGTCTCGACGGCGTTGCCCCGCAGTTGAACGCCCACAAGCTGGGCGCCGTAAACATGGGCAACAGTCAGGAACTGGTGGATGAACTCAGCCAGTGGCTCGACAGCGAGGGATACACCCTGCGCAGCGGTTTTCCAAAAGGCGAACCCAACACGGCTTATGCACAATATTTCACAGGCAATAGTTATCTGGCACCGATGGATGCACAGAACGGCGGTCCTGCCAACGTCACTTTCGAGCCGCGCTGCCGCAACAACTGGCACATCCACCACAAGCAGGTGCAGGTGCTCATCTGCGTAAGCGGTCGCGGCTGGTACCAGGAATGGGGAAAGGACCCTGTACCGATGACCCCCGGAACGGTCATTGCCATCCCTGCCGAAACCAAGCACTGGCATGGCGCTGCCCGCGATTCATGGTTCCAACACCTGACCTACCATACGCACGTGGAGGAAGGAGCCAGCAACGAATGGCTGGAACCCGTGACCGACGAGGTGTATGACAAACTGCAATAG